A region from the Gemmatimonadota bacterium genome encodes:
- a CDS encoding RnfABCDGE type electron transport complex subunit D, with product MSDVRLELTASPHLKAPDSTARIMWSVVWSLVPVVATAIWYFGPSAVLVIGAATGGAVLTERLFGQGGSLADGSAAITGLLLGLTLPPGLPLWMAFLGGVFGIGFGKLIFGGLGQNVFNPALLGRAFLQAAFPIAITTWPARPESWWALRGPNLAWPLFTGSAPDVLTEATPLGALKFEGRGTELLDLAIGNTGGSLGETAGLVILICGAWLALKNYLNWRIPLSIFITVGLLSAVLHGIDAARYADPPFMLFSGGLILGAVYMATDMVTSPVTNGGAWIFGFGIGALVVVIRIWGGLPEGVMYAILLMNAFVPFINRATQPRVFGHARRGAA from the coding sequence ATGAGCGATGTACGCCTCGAGCTCACGGCGTCGCCCCACCTGAAGGCGCCCGACTCCACCGCGCGCATCATGTGGTCGGTGGTCTGGAGCCTGGTCCCCGTCGTGGCCACGGCGATCTGGTACTTCGGGCCCAGCGCCGTACTGGTCATCGGCGCCGCCACCGGCGGAGCTGTGCTCACGGAGCGCCTCTTCGGCCAGGGCGGTAGCCTGGCGGACGGCTCCGCGGCCATCACGGGGCTGCTGCTCGGTCTCACGCTCCCGCCGGGCCTGCCGCTCTGGATGGCGTTCCTGGGCGGCGTCTTCGGAATCGGCTTCGGCAAGTTGATCTTCGGCGGGCTCGGCCAGAACGTGTTCAATCCGGCGCTGCTGGGCCGGGCCTTCCTGCAGGCGGCCTTTCCCATCGCGATCACCACCTGGCCCGCGCGCCCGGAGTCCTGGTGGGCGCTGCGCGGCCCCAATCTGGCCTGGCCGCTCTTCACAGGCAGCGCTCCGGACGTGCTTACCGAGGCGACACCACTGGGAGCGCTCAAGTTCGAGGGCCGAGGCACCGAGTTGTTGGATCTGGCCATCGGCAACACCGGCGGCTCGTTGGGGGAGACCGCGGGCCTCGTCATCCTGATCTGCGGTGCCTGGTTGGCGCTCAAGAACTACCTGAACTGGCGTATTCCGCTGAGCATCTTCATCACGGTGGGCCTGCTCTCCGCAGTGCTGCACGGAATCGACGCCGCTCGCTATGCCGACCCGCCGTTCATGTTGTTCAGCGGTGGTCTGATTCTGGGCGCGGTCTACATGGCCACCGACATGGTCACCTCGCCGGTGACCAACGGGGGGGCGTGGATCTTCGGGTTCGGGATCGGAGCATTGGTGGTGGTGATCCGGATCTGGGGCGGACTCCCGGAAGGCGTGATGTACGCCATCCTGTTGATGAACGCCTTCGTCCCCTTCATCAATCGGGCGACCCAACCGCGCGTATTCGGGCACGCGCGCAGAGGGGCTGCATGA
- a CDS encoding Rnf-Nqr domain containing protein, with the protein MGELFWILISAMLVNNFTLVLFLGLCPFMGVSGKVSTALRMGAANLFVLVLTSLTAWLLNTWVLSRAPYLRIISFVVVIASLVQIVEMTIKRFSPTLFRELGIFLPLITTNCAILGLAIFQTNRGYGLVEGLFFAVGAGLGLTLALVLMASIREQTELASIPAVAKNMGLVLILAGSLSMAFMGFAGLFSS; encoded by the coding sequence ATGGGCGAGCTGTTCTGGATCCTGATCTCCGCCATGCTGGTGAACAACTTCACCCTGGTGCTCTTCCTGGGGCTTTGCCCGTTCATGGGCGTGTCCGGGAAGGTCTCGACGGCGCTCCGCATGGGGGCGGCCAATCTGTTCGTGCTGGTGCTCACGTCGCTCACCGCGTGGTTGCTCAACACCTGGGTGCTGAGCCGGGCACCCTATCTGCGAATCATCTCGTTCGTGGTGGTGATCGCCTCGCTGGTGCAGATCGTGGAGATGACCATCAAGCGCTTCAGCCCCACGCTGTTCCGCGAGCTGGGCATCTTCCTTCCGCTCATCACCACCAACTGCGCGATTCTGGGTTTGGCGATCTTCCAGACCAACCGCGGCTATGGGTTGGTGGAGGGGCTCTTCTTCGCGGTCGGAGCCGGGCTGGGGCTCACCCTGGCCCTCGTGCTGATGGCCTCCATCCGCGAGCAGACCGAACTGGCCAGCATCCCGGCGGTGGCCAAGAACATGGGACTGGTGCTCATCCTGGCGGGCAGCCTCTCCATGGCGTTCATGGGGTTTGCCGGGCTGTTCAGCTCGTGA
- the rsxE gene encoding electron transport complex subunit RsxE, with the protein MKETTARQDLERGFWKENPVFVQLLGLCPALAVTNSVANALAMGLATFFVLTGSSLLVSSLKSWIPHEVRISAYILIIATFVTIADMTLAALVPDIHKALGAFIALIVVNCMILGRQEAFASKRPVGRALLDAAGSGAGFLVALVALGLVREVLGNGSVLGVPVFGGGFEPWVIMILPPGGFFTLGVFLLGFSWWAQRREASRPKVREWPHGVATTTHKEAA; encoded by the coding sequence ATGAAGGAGACCACGGCCCGCCAGGACCTGGAGCGCGGATTCTGGAAGGAGAACCCCGTCTTCGTGCAACTCCTGGGCCTGTGTCCCGCCTTGGCCGTCACCAACTCGGTGGCGAATGCGCTGGCGATGGGGCTGGCCACGTTCTTCGTCCTGACCGGGTCCAGCCTGCTGGTGTCCTCACTCAAGAGCTGGATTCCGCACGAGGTCAGGATCTCGGCGTACATCCTCATCATCGCCACCTTCGTCACGATCGCGGACATGACTCTGGCGGCACTCGTGCCCGACATCCACAAGGCCCTCGGAGCCTTCATTGCGCTGATCGTGGTCAACTGCATGATCCTGGGCCGACAGGAGGCTTTCGCGTCCAAGCGACCCGTGGGCCGGGCCCTGCTGGATGCGGCCGGCAGCGGTGCCGGATTCCTGGTGGCCCTGGTGGCGCTGGGGCTGGTGCGCGAAGTCCTCGGCAACGGCAGCGTGCTGGGCGTTCCGGTATTCGGCGGCGGCTTCGAGCCGTGGGTGATCATGATCCTCCCGCCCGGCGGGTTCTTCACGCTGGGCGTGTTCCTCCTCGGCTTCTCCTGGTGGGCGCAACGACGTGAAGCGTCCCGGCCCAAGGTGCGGGAGTGGCCCCACGGCGTGGCCACCACCACGCACAAGGAGGCGGCGTGA
- the rsxC gene encoding electron transport complex subunit RsxC yields MFGRWSFRHGVHPPDSKSLTEALPVRRLRFPEEVILPLRQHAGRPARPLVQKGDRVERGDKIAEADGFISVPIHASVAGTVVDVGWWPHPDGSVDTAVRIRAEPFSPQIPRPRLVPHWEGLTPQEVVKAVQQAGVVGLGGAAFPTHVKLLPPDGVKVELLLVNGAECEPYLTTDHRTMVEYPERVHFGVRVMLHTLGAPRAVIGVENNKPDAIERLRATAPPDLPVEVLPLTVKYPQGAEKMLIKTVIGLEVPSGKLPAHVGTVVQNVGSIAAIAEVFETGLPLIERVVTVTGPGVVEPHNLIVPVGTKLRDLLDQCGGLTEDAAEIVFGGPMMGTAQPDLDVPLLKGTTGVVVLTHREVKPKRTYPCIRCGHCLDACPVFLNPQLLGSLAQAARYEEMEAASLMDCMLCGCCSYVCPSNIPLSQMFALGKAGLKKRKAMTA; encoded by the coding sequence GTGTTCGGACGCTGGAGCTTCCGGCATGGCGTACACCCGCCCGACTCCAAGTCGCTGACCGAGGCACTCCCGGTCCGGCGGCTGCGCTTCCCGGAAGAGGTGATCCTACCGCTCCGCCAGCATGCCGGCCGGCCGGCCCGCCCACTGGTCCAGAAGGGAGACCGGGTCGAGCGCGGCGACAAGATCGCCGAGGCGGACGGGTTCATCTCGGTTCCGATCCACGCGTCGGTGGCCGGGACCGTCGTGGACGTCGGGTGGTGGCCGCACCCGGACGGAAGCGTCGACACGGCCGTGCGCATCCGGGCCGAGCCCTTCTCGCCGCAGATTCCCCGCCCCCGTCTCGTTCCCCACTGGGAAGGCCTGACGCCGCAGGAAGTGGTGAAGGCCGTACAGCAGGCCGGAGTGGTGGGCCTGGGCGGTGCAGCCTTTCCCACGCACGTGAAGCTCCTGCCTCCCGATGGAGTGAAGGTGGAGCTGCTCCTGGTCAACGGAGCGGAGTGCGAGCCGTACCTGACCACCGATCATCGCACCATGGTCGAGTATCCCGAGCGGGTACACTTCGGCGTGCGGGTGATGCTACACACACTCGGCGCACCGCGCGCCGTCATCGGTGTGGAGAACAACAAGCCGGACGCCATCGAGCGGCTGCGGGCCACGGCGCCCCCCGATCTCCCGGTCGAGGTGTTGCCGCTGACGGTGAAGTATCCGCAGGGCGCGGAGAAGATGCTCATCAAGACGGTCATCGGACTCGAGGTCCCCTCCGGGAAACTGCCCGCTCATGTGGGCACCGTCGTACAGAACGTCGGCTCGATCGCGGCTATCGCCGAAGTGTTCGAGACCGGGCTTCCGCTCATCGAGCGGGTGGTCACGGTCACGGGGCCCGGTGTGGTCGAGCCCCACAACCTGATCGTGCCGGTGGGCACCAAGCTCCGCGACCTGCTGGACCAATGCGGTGGCCTTACCGAGGATGCGGCCGAGATCGTCTTCGGAGGTCCGATGATGGGCACCGCCCAGCCAGACCTGGACGTGCCGCTGCTGAAAGGCACCACCGGAGTCGTGGTCCTCACCCACCGTGAAGTGAAGCCCAAGCGGACCTACCCGTGTATCCGCTGCGGGCACTGCCTGGACGCCTGTCCGGTCTTTCTCAACCCACAGCTGCTGGGCTCGCTGGCCCAGGCCGCCCGCTATGAGGAGATGGAGGCGGCCAGTCTGATGGACTGCATGCTGTGCGGGTGCTGCTCGTACGTCTGCCCCTCCAACATCCCACTCTCGCAGATGTTCGCGCTGGGGAAGGCAGGGCTCAAGAAACGAAAGGCGATGACGGCATGA
- a CDS encoding FMN-binding protein, whose translation MSERPLPTLGAPSPPPEGAAAALPVDDSPPSWRLLGTLALAGMLAGLLLVVVFQATQPRILAHQAQVLREAVEEVLGGPERYETLFVLDGSLQADPAGADTARLDRVYLGYDAAGRPLGFAVEGGEPGFQDLVRLIFGYDPAAQRVLGMTVLESKETPGLGDKIEKDSLFVREFAGVLAPLAGVKRGAGSGDAHEVDMITGATISSRAVIGIINHRLDALAPLLEQYWNGAVVTAEAHP comes from the coding sequence ATGAGCGAGCGACCGCTGCCCACCCTGGGCGCCCCATCACCCCCGCCGGAGGGAGCGGCGGCGGCTTTGCCGGTCGACGATTCCCCGCCGTCCTGGCGCCTCCTCGGCACCTTGGCCCTGGCGGGTATGCTGGCGGGCCTCCTACTGGTAGTGGTCTTCCAGGCAACCCAGCCCCGCATCCTGGCACACCAGGCCCAGGTGCTGCGCGAAGCCGTCGAAGAGGTCCTCGGAGGACCGGAGCGCTACGAGACCTTGTTCGTCCTGGATGGTAGCCTGCAGGCCGATCCAGCGGGTGCGGACACGGCGCGGCTCGACCGCGTCTATCTGGGCTACGACGCCGCGGGCCGCCCGCTCGGCTTCGCCGTCGAGGGAGGAGAGCCCGGCTTCCAGGATCTGGTGCGCCTCATCTTCGGCTACGACCCCGCCGCCCAGCGCGTGCTGGGCATGACGGTGCTGGAGAGCAAGGAGACGCCGGGGTTGGGAGACAAGATCGAGAAGGATTCGCTGTTCGTGCGCGAGTTCGCCGGGGTGCTGGCGCCGCTGGCGGGCGTCAAGCGTGGAGCCGGCAGCGGTGACGCGCACGAGGTGGACATGATCACCGGAGCCACCATCTCGTCGCGCGCCGTGATCGGGATCATCAACCACCGGCTGGACGCGCTGGCTCCATTGTTGGAACAGTACTGGAACGGAGCGGTGGTTACTGCGGAGGCGCACCCATGA
- a CDS encoding FAD:protein FMN transferase, with product MADAHGGRGLPGRRAFLSVGLGAFVVATLPWARRAPKLVRRRLPLMGTIAEVGVVHRDERFAWTAAGAALDALSECEGRLTRFRPESEVGRINEMAHVRPVTVSATTADVLEAALAVAERSGGRFDPCLGRMVVAWDVAHRRTPLAPEISRGFASRELHRLLDLERTPQGARVRALDADVALDLGGIGKGHGVDRAVAVLREWGIRDGLVNVGGDLFALGRSPEGDPWTVGVRSPEDARVLLRELEVSDAAVATSGDYQQGFDYEGRRYAHILDPVTGAPVQTPVRTLTVEAETCMEADAWATAAFGLTAGDADALLAKAPSAVQLIHVA from the coding sequence ATGGCTGACGCACACGGTGGCCGGGGGCTCCCGGGTCGGAGGGCGTTTCTTTCGGTCGGGCTGGGCGCATTCGTAGTGGCGACCCTTCCCTGGGCGCGCCGCGCTCCCAAGCTCGTCCGTCGGCGCCTGCCGCTGATGGGCACCATCGCCGAAGTAGGCGTGGTGCATCGTGATGAACGGTTTGCCTGGACGGCAGCCGGCGCGGCGCTCGACGCGCTGTCGGAATGCGAGGGCCGTCTGACACGCTTTCGGCCGGAGTCGGAGGTCGGGCGCATCAACGAGATGGCTCATGTCCGCCCCGTCACTGTGAGCGCGACCACAGCGGACGTCCTGGAGGCGGCCCTGGCGGTCGCGGAGCGCAGCGGTGGGCGCTTCGATCCCTGTCTCGGTCGGATGGTGGTGGCCTGGGACGTTGCCCACCGCCGGACGCCCCTGGCACCGGAGATCTCACGGGGCTTCGCGTCGAGGGAGCTCCATCGTCTGCTGGATCTGGAGAGGACGCCGCAGGGTGCGCGCGTCCGAGCCTTGGATGCCGACGTTGCGCTCGATCTCGGCGGCATCGGGAAGGGCCACGGTGTCGATCGGGCGGTGGCCGTGCTGCGGGAATGGGGGATCCGCGACGGGCTCGTCAACGTGGGCGGCGACCTCTTTGCGCTGGGGCGCTCCCCCGAGGGGGACCCCTGGACGGTAGGGGTGCGCTCCCCGGAGGATGCGCGGGTCCTTCTGCGGGAGCTCGAGGTCTCGGACGCGGCGGTCGCCACCTCCGGAGACTATCAGCAGGGCTTCGACTACGAAGGGCGGCGCTACGCGCACATCCTGGATCCCGTCACGGGCGCGCCCGTCCAGACCCCCGTGCGCACCCTCACGGTCGAGGCCGAGACCTGCATGGAGGCGGACGCCTGGGCCACCGCCGCCTTCGGCCTCACGGCTGGTGACGCCGATGCGCTGCTGGCCAAGGCTCCGTCAGCGGTACAGCTCATTCACGTCGCATAG